GTAGAACGAAAATTCGCCCACTCACTGAGATTGGTTTTTCCCAGCAATACTGCTCCGGCTTCTCGTAACTGTTGTACCAAAAAGGCATCTTGAATAGGTTTTGAACCTACCAACGCTAGCGATCCAGCAGTGGTTTCCATTTGGTCGGCAGTGTCAATATTGTCTTTAATCATTACCGGAATGCCGTGCAATGGGCCACGAACTTGTCCCTGTTTCCGCTCTTCGTCCCGTTGGTCGGCAATAGATAGAGCCTCAGAATTTACTTCAATCACTGAACGTAGGGTTGGGCCTTGCTGGTCAACTTCTTCAATGCGCTGAAGATAGCTTTCTACGATAGCACGGGAAGTAAACTCTCCAGACTCCATCCCAGCTTGTAAATCAGCGATGGTAACTTCTACCACATCAATAGTATGGGGAGTGGTTTCTGAGGAGCAAGCGAGCGGTAAGTAAGCTAACGTGGCAGCAGCACTGCTTCGTTGAATAAAAGTGCGTCGATTCATGTGAGCAAGATATTGCAGAGAGGGCGTAATGCCAAACTCACTCGATCAGGAGACGACGCTGAAGAACCCGCTGAGCAGTCTGAATCTCCAGTAAGTAAAGTCCGGCAGGCAGTGCAGCTACATCAATACGACTTTTGTTTTGGTTCGGTAGAGATTGATTCCGTATTGTGTTTCCCTGCGGGGCGAGCAAACGATAGGCAATCGGGCGTTCGGCGGTAGCTTCGCTCTCTAGAAACAACGTCTGGGAAGCCGGAATGGGGTACAGACGAATATCATCAATCAAATCATCGTCCAAGCTGGTAACGGTTTTACCAGCGTCTATAGTGAGTACAAACTCATCACTCACGTTGGCTGCCGAAGTGTCGGTAGCGGTTACTTTAATTGTTAGTTCTCCGGCTTCAGAAGACGTACCACTCAACGTATTGGTAGACACATCAAAAGCAAGCCAATCGGGTAGGGGAGTGTCATCGGCGAGGGTAGCAGTTAAGATAAGTGTATCTCCGGGGTTAGCATCCTGAAATGTGCCCGCCGGAATCACGAAACTGAACGCAGAGTCTACTGTAGATTGCTGATCGTCGATGGGTTGCGCTACGGTGGGGGGAGTGTTTTCTACGGGCTCGGTAGTCTCACTTTGGAGAGCATTATTGCGGTACCAAGCTAGTTCAGTATCATTCAATACCACCAAGTCTGTATCGGTGTCCCGATCAATATCGTGCTTGAATAGTAATACATCGGCACTAGTGAATTGCTCAATCACGGTATACTCTCCGAATCTGGTACTGCCGTTTAGATTTTTCAGATAAGCCAACTCTTGCTCCCCCTCAGTATCATTCACTAGTACCAAATCTTGATCTAGGTCATCATCAATATTGAGAAAGAGCCAGGGAATGGCGGTAAAATCGTAGCTATCGTCAAATGTTAAGGTCTGTTCTTGGTAAGTGCCATCATTGTTGGCAAGATACAGCGTGATTTCAGCTTCAGAAGCTAGTAGAAAGTCAGCCAAGCCATCGCCATTGATATCTTCAATACGATCGAAGGGAAAATCAGGATTTTGCAGTACATCAAAGCCACCTTCCGAAGATTGGGTGTAGATGATACCATCAACAACCAAATCGGTGATTCCGTCTCGGTTCAAATCGTAGACCTCTTCTAAGATTCCAATAATTTGCGTCTCAACCAATTCGTACGCGCCGTCAAGTTGGCCTGCCAGCAAAAACACTTCACCATCTACACTAAGCGAACGATCGGTAAAGGCTACATCTGGGCGAGCGTCACCGTTGAAGTCGCCAGCGTAGTACGTAGCATCCAACGTTCCGCTGTACAGTGTATCTTTCGCACCTACGCTACCGTCTTCTTGGAGTGTATAGCGAAAAATACTTTGTCCTTCGCGGGCATCGCCCCCCATCAGTAGTAAATCGGTACGCTCGGGTGTTTCTAATATGGCTGCATCGCCGGGAATGAGGGTATTGAGGGCGAGTAGCTTGGGCAGAGCGGTTAGTGTACTATCTTGGTTCGCAAAGCTTAGCACCCGGTTGCTACTACCTTCGGTCACCATCATTTCGGGGAAACCATCCTGATTGAGATCGCCAAAATTAACGAAAGTGCCCACTTCGCCGGAAGACGCTAAGGGCAACGCTCGGCTATCGGTCAAGTACCGGGGAGTAGAGAAATTGGCTTGCCCCAGATTTTCTTGCCACACTAACTCGCTAGGAGTACGCAACAAAATGTCTAACTGCTGATCGTTATTGAAATCAACGTAGGAGCCGGTAAGAAGCGCGTCATTTAGCAGGCGAGGAGTAAATTGAAGATCGCCAGTATTTTCGTACCAACCCACGTATTGATCGAAATCAGACTCTGCACGAGCGAATGCCAGTGCAAATGTAAAACTGGCGAGTATATCCAAATCCCCATCTTGGTCAATATCGTTGATTTGTACGTTCTGAGGCGAGAGGTCAAACGCTTCCAATTCAACCAAGCTGCCTTCCAGTACAAATTCATTACTTGCGTTAAACGAGTAGAGCTTAGGCGTAATAATACCGTCGTCTCCAGCGGTGGCGTAAGAGATTACTAATTCGTTGGTATCATCTCCGCCCAGATTACCTACTGTTATATCGGGAATAGAAAGGGAAGTTTCGTTAGTAATAGCCGTGGTATCAGAAAAAAACGTGCCGTTTCCGGTATTGCGTAGCCACACCACTCGGTTGTCGGTCACGTTAGTGGTAAACAAATCGTTTTGCCCATCTTGGTCAAAATCGGTAATCTGGATTAGCTCACCTAAGGCTATCAGAGCAGATTCTGCAAAATTAAGCTCACCCTCGTTGCTGATTAAAAATAGCTGATTCTCAGTATCAAATGCCGAATAAACGAAATCAACCAGCCCATCACCCGTAAGGTCAGCCACTTCAAACGTTTCACCAGTGTATTCGGTAATGAGCGGTGCTACCGCCGAAAATCCATCAGCCCCCTGGTTCTGGTACCAACTAATAGTGTTATTTGCTGCTTGGAGAATCACGATGTCTAGGTTACCATCGTTGTTGATATCGCTCACCCGAGTATTCTCCCATTCTTCTACGTTCGTGGCTACGTCAATTGATTGAGCAAAGTTACCACTACCCTCGTTGAGGAGTACGCGGTAATTACCAGTGCAGCATTCCTCGCCTTCGTTAGATTGAAAGGTTAGCAAATCGGGAGCGGTATCTCCGTTAAAATCAGCAGTGAGCACTACGTTTTGTTGGTCGCTACTGCTGATTAAGCTCACTTTGGGTTGAAAGGTGTTCTGGGCTAGTGTTCCAAAATGAGATAATAAAACAATAGCTATAATATAAATAGTGATACGTCGCATACAGGTCAGTGTTAAAAATGCAGTAAGTAAACCGCAAAAATATACAAATTTTGAATTACGTCATGTTTTTCTAAAACTGTCAGTTTTAGAAAACACAGAGTACTCTTACTGAT
This region of Tunicatimonas pelagia genomic DNA includes:
- a CDS encoding FG-GAP-like repeat-containing protein, whose amino-acid sequence is MRRITIYIIAIVLLSHFGTLAQNTFQPKVSLISSSDQQNVVLTADFNGDTAPDLLTFQSNEGEECCTGNYRVLLNEGSGNFAQSIDVATNVEEWENTRVSDINNDGNLDIVILQAANNTISWYQNQGADGFSAVAPLITEYTGETFEVADLTGDGLVDFVYSAFDTENQLFLISNEGELNFAESALIALGELIQITDFDQDGQNDLFTTNVTDNRVVWLRNTGNGTFFSDTTAITNETSLSIPDITVGNLGGDDTNELVISYATAGDDGIITPKLYSFNASNEFVLEGSLVELEAFDLSPQNVQINDIDQDGDLDILASFTFALAFARAESDFDQYVGWYENTGDLQFTPRLLNDALLTGSYVDFNNDQQLDILLRTPSELVWQENLGQANFSTPRYLTDSRALPLASSGEVGTFVNFGDLNQDGFPEMMVTEGSSNRVLSFANQDSTLTALPKLLALNTLIPGDAAILETPERTDLLLMGGDAREGQSIFRYTLQEDGSVGAKDTLYSGTLDATYYAGDFNGDARPDVAFTDRSLSVDGEVFLLAGQLDGAYELVETQIIGILEEVYDLNRDGITDLVVDGIIYTQSSEGGFDVLQNPDFPFDRIEDINGDGLADFLLASEAEITLYLANNDGTYQEQTLTFDDSYDFTAIPWLFLNIDDDLDQDLVLVNDTEGEQELAYLKNLNGSTRFGEYTVIEQFTSADVLLFKHDIDRDTDTDLVVLNDTELAWYRNNALQSETTEPVENTPPTVAQPIDDQQSTVDSAFSFVIPAGTFQDANPGDTLILTATLADDTPLPDWLAFDVSTNTLSGTSSEAGELTIKVTATDTSAANVSDEFVLTIDAGKTVTSLDDDLIDDIRLYPIPASQTLFLESEATAERPIAYRLLAPQGNTIRNQSLPNQNKSRIDVAALPAGLYLLEIQTAQRVLQRRLLIE